From one Dermacentor andersoni chromosome 1, qqDerAnde1_hic_scaffold, whole genome shotgun sequence genomic stretch:
- the LOC126548074 gene encoding large ribosomal subunit protein eL34-like has protein sequence MAQRLTLRRRLSYNTNSNRRRISKTPGGKLVYLYLKKPGSVPKCGDCKLKLRGITPARPRELSALSKRHKTVTRTYGGSRCGKCVRNRIIRAFLIEEQKIVAKVLKAKQSEEPKKASKK, from the exons ATGGCGCAGCGTTTAACCCTCCGACGGCGCCTGTCGTACAACACCAACTCAAACCGACGGAGAAT CTCCAAGACTCCCGGCGGCAAGTTGGTGTATCTCTACCTGAAGAAACCAGGGAGCGTCCCCAAGTGTGGTGATTGCAAGCTAAAACTGCGGGGC ATAACGCCTGCAAGGCCAAGGGAACTGTCTGCACTCAGCAAGCGCCACAAGACGGTCACGAGGACCTACGGCGGCTCCCGCTGTGGCAAGTGCGTCAGGAACAG GATCATCAGGGCTTTCCTCATTGAAGAacagaagattgtggccaaggtgTTGAAAGCAAAGCAGTCCGAGGAGCCAAAGAAGGCATCGAAGAAGTGA
- the Vti1a gene encoding vesicle transport through interaction with t-SNAREs homolog 1A isoform X2, whose amino-acid sequence MATLMETFEQQYAALTADITSKSSRIPNLPPDEKTAMVTEVERHLEEANELLEQMELEVRTLSVAARPKYQNRVKSYQAELSRLRKEFRARIAFCDELKSREELLSNDDNYVGDDQKQRLLDNTERMERSTKLLKGGYKLALETEKVGAAILTDLSSQRETITRAREKVKETDYDIGKSSHVLSGMMRRAMQNRAILYLVAALVLVTIAFGIYYVVRRHV is encoded by the exons ATGGCGACGCTTATGGAAACGTTTGAGCAGCAGTATGCAGCGTTAACAGCTGATATTACGTCAAAATCAAGCCGAATACCAAATCTGCCTCCAG ATGAGAAAACTGCCATGGTCACCGAAGTCGAGAGACATCTGGAAGAAGCTAATGAGCTT CTTGAGCAGATGGAGCTCGAAGTTCGTACGTTGTCTGTCGCCGCCCGACCAAAGTACCAAAACAGGGTCAAGAGTTATCAGGCGGAGCTCTCACGATTACGGAAAGAATTT AGAGCGAGGATAGCCTTTTGCGACGAGCTGAAATCTCGAGAGGAGCTTTTGTCAAATGACGACAACTACGTTGGTGACGATCAG AAACAGCGTCTTCTCGATAACACGGAAAGGATGGAGAGGTCAACGAAGCTCCTGAAAGGTGGCTACAAGCTGGCACTCGAAACAG AGAAAGTCGGAGCTGCTATATTGACAGATCTGAGTTCGCAGCGAGAGACGATAACCAGAGCACGGGAAAAG GTTAAGGAGACAGACTATGACATCGGGAAGAGTTCCCATGTGCTAAGTGGGATGATGCGTCGAGCTATGCAGAACAGGGCCATCCTCTATCTGGTTGCAGCACTAGTACTAGTCACCATAGCTTTCGGCATTTATTATGTTGTTAGGAGACACGTGTGA
- the Vti1a gene encoding vesicle transport through interaction with t-SNAREs homolog 1A isoform X1, with the protein MATLMETFEQQYAALTADITSKSSRIPNLPPDEKTAMVTEVERHLEEANELLEQMELEVRTLSVAARPKYQNRVKSYQAELSRLRKEFQRARIAFCDELKSREELLSNDDNYVGDDQKQRLLDNTERMERSTKLLKGGYKLALETEKVGAAILTDLSSQRETITRAREKVKETDYDIGKSSHVLSGMMRRAMQNRAILYLVAALVLVTIAFGIYYVVRRHV; encoded by the exons ATGGCGACGCTTATGGAAACGTTTGAGCAGCAGTATGCAGCGTTAACAGCTGATATTACGTCAAAATCAAGCCGAATACCAAATCTGCCTCCAG ATGAGAAAACTGCCATGGTCACCGAAGTCGAGAGACATCTGGAAGAAGCTAATGAGCTT CTTGAGCAGATGGAGCTCGAAGTTCGTACGTTGTCTGTCGCCGCCCGACCAAAGTACCAAAACAGGGTCAAGAGTTATCAGGCGGAGCTCTCACGATTACGGAAAGAATTT CAGAGAGCGAGGATAGCCTTTTGCGACGAGCTGAAATCTCGAGAGGAGCTTTTGTCAAATGACGACAACTACGTTGGTGACGATCAG AAACAGCGTCTTCTCGATAACACGGAAAGGATGGAGAGGTCAACGAAGCTCCTGAAAGGTGGCTACAAGCTGGCACTCGAAACAG AGAAAGTCGGAGCTGCTATATTGACAGATCTGAGTTCGCAGCGAGAGACGATAACCAGAGCACGGGAAAAG GTTAAGGAGACAGACTATGACATCGGGAAGAGTTCCCATGTGCTAAGTGGGATGATGCGTCGAGCTATGCAGAACAGGGCCATCCTCTATCTGGTTGCAGCACTAGTACTAGTCACCATAGCTTTCGGCATTTATTATGTTGTTAGGAGACACGTGTGA